A window of Clostridia bacterium contains these coding sequences:
- the manA gene encoding mannose-6-phosphate isomerase, class I, which produces MLYPLKFKPVYKSYIWGGRSLEKYGRELPGGEIAESWDLSCHPDGVSIVSNGSFEGIPFPELLKVYGSKLIGTNFPQTYIDKFPLLVKLIDANEKLSVQVHPDDEYAIVYEDGGLGKNEMWYVLSARPGARIVYGVVPGTTKEQFTAAIRKNNIESCLRYMEVSQGDVINIPAGVVHAIGEGILIAEIQQNSNTTYRVFDYNRELSAGKRPLHTEQALEVINFESSGKKEKSRGLRIRIDGQSYKDYVVANRYFAAELYDINGRVLEKSDGSKFYIYIFTEGEGEISYSDGKTTFKAGETVFIPALLGNYIIKGRFKALKAYIPDLQNDVVCNLKAAGYSKDSIYNIIAGIA; this is translated from the coding sequence ATGCTATATCCTTTGAAATTCAAACCTGTATATAAAAGCTATATTTGGGGAGGAAGAAGCCTTGAGAAATATGGAAGGGAGCTGCCTGGGGGAGAGATTGCAGAAAGCTGGGATTTGTCATGTCATCCGGACGGTGTAAGCATAGTTTCGAACGGAAGTTTTGAGGGTATACCATTTCCAGAGCTGCTTAAAGTTTATGGTTCAAAGCTTATAGGAACAAACTTCCCCCAGACGTATATCGATAAATTTCCTTTACTGGTTAAGCTTATCGATGCGAATGAAAAGCTTTCGGTACAGGTACATCCTGATGATGAGTATGCCATAGTATATGAGGATGGCGGATTGGGAAAAAATGAAATGTGGTACGTTTTATCGGCAAGGCCCGGAGCCAGAATCGTGTACGGAGTTGTGCCGGGTACTACAAAAGAGCAATTCACTGCCGCAATCAGAAAGAACAACATTGAGAGCTGTCTGAGATATATGGAGGTATCACAGGGGGATGTGATAAATATTCCGGCAGGTGTAGTCCATGCTATAGGCGAAGGGATTTTAATAGCGGAAATACAACAGAACTCAAATACTACATACAGAGTTTTTGATTACAACCGGGAGCTTAGTGCAGGCAAAAGGCCTTTGCATACTGAACAGGCTTTGGAAGTGATAAATTTTGAATCAAGTGGAAAGAAGGAAAAGTCCAGAGGGTTAAGAATAAGGATAGACGGACAATCGTATAAGGATTATGTGGTTGCCAACAGATATTTTGCTGCAGAGCTTTATGACATCAATGGCAGGGTGCTGGAAAAATCCGATGGTAGCAAATTCTACATATATATTTTCACTGAAGGTGAAGGTGAAATCAGTTACTCAGATGGTAAAACAACATTCAAGGCAGGTGAAACAGTATTTATACCTGCACTGCTTGGTAATTACATAATCAAAGGCAGGTTTAAAGCTCTAAAAGCTTACATTCCGGATTTGCAGAATGATGTGGTCTGCAACCTGAAGGCGGCGGGTTACAGCAAAGACAGCATATACAATATAATAGCTGGTATTGCATGA
- a CDS encoding ECF transporter S component, translated as MSNRRLTTLHITTIAILSSIAAILMHLDFPIPLMPPFLKIDFSEVPVLLATFAMGPLSGIFVELIKNLLNLLATETAGVGEFANFFVGIAFVIPAGLMYKRNKSRNGALLAMSAGVLSMTVFASVFNYFVLLPMYSAVLHFPTEAIVGMGKEVNKYIVDVKSLIALGIAPFNIFKGVVVSVLVLIMYKKVSPLLHKTAKQLEM; from the coding sequence ATGTCAAACAGAAGGCTGACAACTCTGCACATAACAACAATTGCTATTTTATCATCAATAGCAGCAATACTTATGCACCTGGATTTTCCTATACCCCTCATGCCGCCATTCTTAAAGATCGATTTCAGTGAAGTTCCTGTTTTGCTGGCTACCTTCGCCATGGGACCTCTTAGCGGTATATTTGTTGAACTGATCAAAAATCTTCTCAATCTTCTTGCTACAGAAACTGCCGGTGTCGGTGAGTTTGCCAATTTTTTCGTAGGTATAGCTTTTGTAATTCCAGCAGGTTTGATGTATAAGCGCAATAAGAGCAGGAATGGCGCATTGCTGGCAATGTCTGCCGGTGTACTCTCGATGACTGTTTTTGCATCCGTATTTAACTATTTTGTTTTGCTGCCCATGTATTCAGCAGTTTTGCACTTCCCCACGGAAGCTATCGTTGGTATGGGAAAAGAAGTTAACAAGTATATTGTGGACGTAAAAAGCCTGATTGCCTTAGGAATTGCTCCGTTTAATATTTTTAAAGGAGTAGTTGTATCGGTACTCGTTCTTATTATGTATAAGAAAGTATCTCCATTACTGCATAAAACAGCAAAACAGCTAGAGATGTAA
- the cobU gene encoding bifunctional adenosylcobinamide kinase/adenosylcobinamide-phosphate guanylyltransferase: MGKLTFVTGGARSGKSSFAENKAKEYGSNVLYIATAIPFDEEMKQRVRKHREQRPSDWETVEAYKDLDIHLKDRLEDKSAVLIDCITIMVTNIMFECIENWDEFGPESSEFIESRVSTEVDKLISVLNMSPVPFIVVTNEVGMGIVPEHASGRIFRDVAGRVNQKLAKAADEVYLCISGLPVKIK; the protein is encoded by the coding sequence ATGGGCAAGCTAACGTTTGTGACTGGCGGGGCAAGGAGCGGAAAGAGTTCCTTTGCCGAAAATAAGGCCAAAGAATATGGCAGCAATGTTTTGTATATAGCAACAGCGATTCCCTTTGATGAGGAGATGAAGCAAAGGGTCAGAAAGCATAGGGAGCAAAGACCGTCAGACTGGGAAACCGTCGAAGCTTACAAGGACCTGGACATACATCTGAAAGACAGGCTTGAGGACAAATCCGCAGTACTTATTGACTGCATAACAATTATGGTTACAAACATAATGTTTGAATGTATTGAAAATTGGGATGAGTTTGGGCCGGAAAGCAGTGAATTTATTGAAAGCAGGGTAAGCACTGAAGTGGATAAATTAATCTCCGTACTGAACATGTCACCTGTTCCGTTCATAGTAGTTACAAATGAAGTGGGTATGGGTATTGTACCGGAACATGCTTCAGGCAGGATTTTCAGAGATGTAGCCGGAAGAGTCAATCAGAAGCTGGCAAAAGCAGCAGATGAAGTATACCTCTGCATCTCGGGTCTGCCCGTCAAGATAAAATAA
- the cobS gene encoding adenosylcobinamide-GDP ribazoletransferase: MIFMKRFLLMLQFFTTIPLRIDLKADEKDFGKGLVFAPVVGLIIGLALAGFYSIIISVFSPQVAAALIIVLYIFLTGGLHLDGLADTSDGVFSNRSRERMLEIMRDSRIGTNGVLAIICVVLLYWCLFSQLDYGFLSKALILMPVSGKIGSLIGAGVSTYARTGQGLGKSFIDYCGLKEIVLGILISSVIFFGISRMEGLLVLLIPVITAFLLVRFFSYKVGGATGDILGAVCEIVQVLFLIFIYLLQTLGCNL; this comes from the coding sequence ATGATTTTTATGAAACGCTTTTTATTAATGCTACAGTTTTTTACAACTATTCCTTTACGTATAGATTTGAAAGCGGATGAAAAGGATTTTGGCAAAGGTCTGGTATTTGCGCCTGTTGTAGGGCTGATAATAGGGCTGGCTTTAGCAGGCTTCTATAGTATTATTATTTCGGTATTTTCACCGCAGGTTGCTGCAGCACTGATTATTGTATTGTATATCTTCCTTACAGGGGGTCTGCATCTGGACGGTCTTGCCGATACCTCAGACGGTGTGTTTTCAAACAGGTCGAGGGAAAGAATGCTGGAGATTATGAGGGACAGCCGCATAGGTACTAACGGAGTACTTGCCATAATATGTGTTGTTTTGTTGTATTGGTGTTTATTTTCTCAACTGGATTACGGCTTTCTTAGTAAAGCATTAATCCTTATGCCCGTTTCAGGAAAGATTGGCTCTCTTATAGGGGCAGGAGTATCTACTTATGCACGGACTGGGCAGGGGCTAGGGAAGTCATTTATAGATTACTGCGGTTTAAAGGAGATAGTTTTAGGCATTTTGATAAGTTCAGTTATTTTCTTTGGTATCAGCCGCATGGAAGGACTTTTGGTTTTACTGATACCTGTTATTACAGCGTTTTTGCTTGTCCGGTTTTTCAGCTATAAAGTCGGGGGGGCGACAGGTGATATTCTTGGGGCGGTTTGTGAAATAGTCCAGGTGCTCTTTTTGATTTTTATATATTTGCTTCAGACATTAGGTTGTAATTTGTAA
- the cobC gene encoding alpha-ribazole phosphatase: MIELIFVRHGETDSNRKGTYLGWTDVSLNEEGLRQAYEAKCKLSNENIDAMYSSPLKRAVRTAEVINENFKLAVIYEERLKERCFGIWEDLTHNEILEKYPEEYGLWTDDHVNYCMEGGESTVQSYNRVTGFIEDIINTHESGTYLIVTHLGCIRKIVAHLLGLGIEGSWRFRVDNCSITRIVVNDEKYAYLTLLNG; this comes from the coding sequence ATGATAGAGCTTATATTTGTGAGGCACGGAGAAACCGACAGTAACAGAAAAGGGACATATCTGGGATGGACAGATGTGAGTCTGAATGAGGAAGGTTTAAGGCAGGCTTACGAAGCAAAATGCAAGTTGAGTAATGAAAACATTGATGCAATGTATTCAAGCCCGCTTAAAAGAGCAGTAAGAACAGCTGAAGTTATAAATGAGAATTTCAAACTAGCCGTTATCTATGAAGAAAGACTTAAAGAACGTTGTTTTGGTATATGGGAAGACCTTACCCATAATGAAATCCTTGAGAAATATCCGGAAGAATACGGGCTATGGACAGACGATCATGTGAACTACTGCATGGAAGGTGGAGAAAGCACAGTACAATCATATAACAGAGTAACCGGGTTTATTGAGGACATAATCAATACGCATGAGAGTGGGACATATCTTATAGTTACACACCTTGGATGTATCAGAAAAATTGTCGCACATCTTCTGGGGCTGGGTATCGAAGGCTCGTGGCGTTTCAGAGTCGATAACTGCAGCATAACAAGGATTGTTGTAAATGATGAGAAGTATGCATATCTGACTTTGCTAAACGGCTAG
- a CDS encoding ECF transporter S component, translated as MNRFSTKKIVVSGLMIALVFIVTYLPFLHIPSPVNQGYFNIGDSVIMIAAILLGRKSGLVVGALGSALADVALGSFIFAPVTFVVKGIEGYLVGLIAADTDGNSKGNIYRIVAVVMGALTMAAGYFVSEATILRLFDVNLGYAAAVAELPGNLVQGAASAVVGYIAVSVFVKAGIRKRLA; from the coding sequence GTGAACAGATTTTCAACAAAAAAGATTGTAGTAAGTGGACTGATGATTGCACTGGTATTTATAGTAACATATCTGCCGTTTTTGCATATACCCAGTCCGGTAAATCAGGGATATTTCAATATCGGTGATTCGGTGATAATGATAGCGGCTATCCTGCTTGGAAGAAAGTCAGGATTAGTGGTGGGAGCGTTAGGGTCGGCTTTGGCTGACGTAGCCCTGGGTTCATTTATCTTTGCCCCGGTCACTTTTGTTGTAAAAGGTATTGAGGGATATCTCGTAGGACTGATAGCAGCAGATACTGACGGAAACTCCAAGGGAAATATCTACAGAATAGTGGCTGTAGTGATGGGTGCACTGACAATGGCAGCAGGATACTTTGTGTCTGAAGCAACTATTCTAAGGCTGTTTGATGTAAACCTCGGATATGCTGCAGCTGTAGCTGAACTGCCCGGTAACCTGGTGCAGGGTGCTGCAAGCGCTGTAGTAGGATATATAGCAGTATCGGTTTTTGTGAAGGCCGGAATCAGAAAAAGATTAGCATAA
- a CDS encoding ECF transporter S component, with amino-acid sequence MQDSYAGTVRTGLKARDIVITGLLIALVFISTKFINITLPVSINGGLIHLGNVALFMSAIVFGGRKGAAAGAFGMALFDIMSPYAAWAPFTFIVRGIMGYIIGSVAHAKGKNGNNVILNTAAIVLGGIWMMAGYYLTEVVLYGNWIAPVTSIPGNVTQIVIGAILGLPAAFALKKIKLPV; translated from the coding sequence ATGCAGGACAGTTATGCTGGAACAGTTAGGACTGGGCTTAAAGCAAGGGATATAGTAATAACGGGATTATTAATAGCACTTGTTTTTATATCAACGAAGTTTATTAATATAACATTACCTGTATCCATAAACGGAGGTCTGATCCATCTTGGAAATGTGGCATTATTCATGTCAGCCATAGTATTCGGGGGAAGGAAAGGTGCAGCAGCCGGAGCATTCGGGATGGCTTTGTTTGATATCATGTCACCTTATGCTGCCTGGGCTCCTTTTACTTTTATTGTAAGAGGGATTATGGGTTATATTATCGGATCTGTGGCGCATGCCAAAGGAAAGAATGGGAATAATGTTATACTGAATACAGCCGCAATTGTATTGGGTGGTATTTGGATGATGGCAGGATATTACCTTACAGAAGTTGTTTTATACGGAAACTGGATAGCTCCCGTCACTTCAATACCCGGCAATGTTACACAGATAGTGATAGGTGCGATACTTGGTTTGCCTGCCGCTTTTGCACTTAAGAAGATTAAACTTCCGGTTTAG
- a CDS encoding alanine--glyoxylate aminotransferase family protein, translating to MKIPLLMTPGPTYVHEEVRSAMAREITNPDLDPDFYEFYKETSDALKALMKTRNDILILSGEGILGLEAACCSVIEPGDRILCIDNGIFGKGFGDFASMYGGEVTYFTDKYRHAIDVDKLKSFLEKDSSFKAATLVHCETPSGITNPVKDICILLKQYGILSIVDSVSAIGGEELSVDEWGMDIVLGGSQKCLSAPPGLTFLSVSHDAWKKILGRKAPITGFYCNLSHWKNWYQDKWFPYTQPISDIYALKAAVDRLTKDKSYISRHRIAAEAVRNSIRAAGLELYPLSGFSNTVSTIMVPEGIKFSEINNIMLSEHNVMIAGAFDFLKDKVMRIGHMGENCSINKIKAALDALDDTLAKLKHRTNAKMSEVFAKSLV from the coding sequence GTGAAGATTCCATTATTAATGACCCCAGGACCAACATATGTACATGAAGAGGTCAGAAGTGCCATGGCCAGAGAGATAACAAACCCGGACCTGGATCCGGACTTTTATGAGTTTTATAAGGAGACATCTGATGCTTTAAAAGCTTTAATGAAAACCCGGAATGATATTCTTATTCTGAGCGGAGAGGGAATACTGGGACTGGAAGCGGCATGCTGCTCTGTTATTGAGCCTGGCGACAGGATTTTATGCATAGATAACGGTATTTTCGGGAAGGGTTTCGGAGATTTTGCTTCCATGTATGGAGGAGAAGTTACATACTTTACGGATAAATACCGACATGCAATAGATGTTGACAAACTGAAAAGCTTTCTGGAAAAGGACAGCAGCTTTAAGGCTGCTACCTTGGTACATTGTGAAACACCTTCAGGAATAACAAACCCTGTTAAGGACATTTGCATTCTTCTGAAGCAGTATGGAATACTGAGCATTGTTGATTCCGTATCGGCTATAGGCGGTGAGGAGCTGTCGGTTGATGAATGGGGCATGGACATTGTGTTGGGCGGTTCACAAAAATGCTTATCTGCGCCTCCCGGCCTCACTTTTCTTAGTGTAAGCCATGATGCATGGAAAAAGATACTTGGCAGAAAAGCACCGATAACAGGCTTTTATTGCAATTTGTCCCACTGGAAAAACTGGTATCAGGACAAGTGGTTTCCTTACACTCAGCCCATAAGCGATATATATGCACTTAAGGCTGCTGTCGACAGACTGACAAAGGATAAAAGCTATATTTCAAGACACAGGATTGCTGCTGAAGCTGTAAGAAACAGCATCCGTGCAGCAGGCTTGGAGTTGTATCCTTTAAGTGGATTTTCAAATACGGTATCTACAATTATGGTTCCGGAAGGCATAAAATTTTCTGAGATAAATAATATAATGCTTAGCGAGCATAATGTAATGATCGCAGGAGCTTTTGACTTTCTAAAGGATAAAGTGATGCGAATAGGACATATGGGGGAGAACTGTTCTATAAATAAAATTAAAGCGGCTTTGGATGCTCTTGATGATACTTTAGCAAAGCTGAAACACAGAACCAATGCTAAAATGAGTGAGGTTTTTGCCAAAAGCTTGGTATAG